In Nymphaea colorata isolate Beijing-Zhang1983 chromosome 13, ASM883128v2, whole genome shotgun sequence, one DNA window encodes the following:
- the LOC116267013 gene encoding high affinity nitrate transporter 2.5 — protein sequence MGEEAGAVPTSMASVNGGESRKFALPVDSEHKATAFKVFSFSKPHMRCFHLSWLSFFACFVSTFAAPPLMPIVRDNLDLTALDISNAAIASVTGAIASRLLMGTLCDLIGPRRSCAALCILTAPAIFCAAIIDSPGSFIAVRFIIGLSLASFVSCQFWMSSMFSTRVVGHANGFAAGWGNLGGGATQLLMPLLYELIHRAMGVTPFTAWRIAFFVPAVFQYLMGMMVLTLGQDLPDGNYDDLKKKGEKVDDSFGKVVYHAVTNYRAWILALTYGYCFGVELTVDNVIAQYFYDRFELQLHTAGMVAASFGMANLFSRPLGGAFSDWMAKRYGMRGRLWGLWAVQTAGGVLCVVLGMMNTLAGAIAVMLVFSFLVQAACGLTFGVIPFISRRSLGIVSGMTGSGGNVGSLVTQSIFFNGSTFSTARGITFMGVMIIACALPQHLIYFPQWGGTLSGPSSKPGSSEEDYYLREWSDGEREMGYHHNSLKFAHNSRSERGRSSEKQLHASTTMPVERNC from the exons ATGGGTGAGGAAGCAGGGGCAGTGCCCACCTCGATGGCATCTGTAAATGGCGGCGAGAGTCGGAAGTTCGCCCTTCCAGTGGATTCCGAGCACAAGGCCACGGCCTTCAAGGTCTTCTCCTTCTCCAAGCCCCACATGCGTTGCTTCCACCTCTCCTGGCTCTCCTTCTTCGCCTGCTTCGTCTCCACCTTCGCCGCCCCTCCCCTCATGCCCATCGTCCGCGACAACCTGGACCTCACCGCCCTCGACATCAGCAACGCCGCCATCGCCTCCGTGACCGGCGCCATCGCCTCCCGTCTCCTCATGGGCACCCTCTGCGACCTTATCGGCCCCCGCCGCTCCTGCGCGGCCCTCTGCATCCTCACCGCCCCCGCCATCTTCTGCGCGGCCATCATCGACTCCCCTGGTTCCTTCATCGCCGTCCGCTTCATCATCGGCCTCTCTCTGGCCAGCTTCGTCTCCTGCCAGTTCTGGATGAGCTCAATGTTCAGCACCCGCGTCGTCGGCCACGCCAATGGCTTTGCCGCCGGCTGGGGCAACCTCGGCGGCGGCGCCACCCAGCTGCTGATGCCCCTGCTCTACGAGCTCATCCACCGGGCCATGGGCGTCACGCCCTTCACCGCCTGGCGCATCGCCTTCTTCGTGCCCGCCGTCTTCCAATACCTCATGGGCATGATGGTCCTGACGCTGGGGCAAGACCTTCCCGACGGCAACTACGACGACCTCAAGAAGAAGGGGGAGAAAGTCGACGACAGCTTCGGCAAGGTCGTCTACCACGCCGTCACGAACTACCGGGCCTGGATTCTGGCGCTGACGTACGGCTACTGCTTCGGCGTGGAGCTGACGGTGGACAACGTGATCGCTCAGTACTTCTACGATCGGTTCGAGCTGCAGCTGCACACGGCGGGGATGGTGGCGGCGAGCTTCGGGATGGCCAACCTCTTCTCCAGGCCTCTCGGCGGGGCTTTCTCCGACTGGATGGCCAAGAGGTACGGTATGAGGGGGAGGCTGTGGGGGCTGTGGGCAGTGCAGACAGCCGGCGGGGTCCTCTGCGTCGTCCTGGGGATGATGAACACCTTGGCCGGCGCCATCGCCGTGATGCTGGTCTTCTCCTTCCTGGTTCAGGCAGCCTGCGGTTTGACCTTCGGCGTCATCCCCTTCATCTCGCGCAG ATCACTTGGGATCGTGTCTGGAATGACGGGAAGCGGGGGAAACGTCGGTTCGCTGGTGACGCAGTCGATATTCTTCAACGGGTCGACGTTCTCGACGGCGAGGGGGATCACCTTCATGGGGGTGATGATCATCGCCTGCGCCCTCCCTCAGCACCTCATCTACTTCCCCCAGTGGGGCGGCACCCTCTCCGGCCCCTCCTCCAAGCCCGGCTCCTCCGAGGAAGACTACTACCTGCGGGAATGGAGCGatggggagagggagatgggCTACCACCACAACAGCTTGAAGTTTGCACACAACAGCAGGAGCGAGAGAGGGCGCAGCTCCGAGAAGCAGCTCCATGCTTCCACCACGATGCCAGTCGAACGTAACTGCTGA